The Halomicronema hongdechloris C2206 genome includes a window with the following:
- a CDS encoding WD40 repeat domain-containing protein: MSVSSASDLRYSRAPWHHQTTPASPCHGSRPMHIDPSQQPAKLSGGWSCQHTFADHTSWVRSVAISANGRFVASGSGDKTVRVWSLQTGQVLQVLRHESWVRAIAFSPDSDSLASVGNDNRVRLWQPQTGRLQAVMDGHTDWVRAVTFSPDGRYLFTAGQDNSIRMWQVADGQSLRRFNGHNHWIRTLAISPDSGTLISGSQDHSVRFYRLNGKGQDMVLEGHTAEVLSVAASPNGWLVASSSADCTVRFWKLNSGRQITEFKAHPAPVNCVSFSPDGKLLATASNDKTVRLWHIDSGKLIGVLQDDGGWVWSVAFAPDSRTLASGNWQGAVKIWSR; the protein is encoded by the coding sequence ATGAGCGTTTCCTCTGCCTCCGACCTCCGTTACTCGCGAGCCCCCTGGCACCATCAAACCACCCCTGCCAGCCCCTGCCACGGTTCCCGGCCTATGCATATCGATCCCTCCCAGCAACCCGCCAAACTATCCGGCGGCTGGTCCTGTCAGCACACCTTCGCGGACCACACCAGTTGGGTGCGCTCCGTAGCCATTAGTGCCAATGGTCGCTTTGTCGCCAGTGGCAGCGGTGACAAAACTGTGCGGGTATGGTCCTTGCAAACGGGGCAAGTGCTACAGGTGCTGCGTCATGAATCGTGGGTGCGCGCCATTGCCTTCAGCCCTGACAGCGACTCCCTAGCCAGCGTTGGCAATGACAATCGGGTGCGACTCTGGCAGCCCCAAACCGGTCGCCTGCAAGCGGTTATGGATGGTCACACCGATTGGGTGCGCGCCGTTACCTTCAGTCCCGATGGCCGCTATCTCTTCACCGCTGGCCAGGACAATAGCATCCGCATGTGGCAGGTAGCGGATGGTCAATCCCTCCGTCGCTTCAATGGTCATAACCACTGGATCCGTACCCTTGCCATCAGCCCCGATAGCGGCACCTTGATCAGTGGCAGTCAAGATCATTCCGTCCGGTTCTACCGCCTCAATGGCAAAGGACAAGATATGGTGCTCGAGGGCCACACCGCCGAAGTCCTCTCGGTGGCGGCTAGTCCCAATGGCTGGCTCGTGGCCAGCAGCAGCGCCGATTGCACCGTGCGTTTCTGGAAGCTCAACAGTGGTCGCCAGATCACCGAATTCAAGGCCCATCCAGCCCCTGTCAACTGTGTCAGCTTTAGCCCCGACGGCAAGTTGCTGGCCACCGCTAGCAATGACAAGACCGTACGACTTTGGCACATCGACAGCGGCAAACTCATCGGCGTGCTCCAGGATGATGGCGGTTGGGTCTGGTCTGTGGCCTTTGCCCCCGACAGTCGCACCCTAGCCAGCGGTAATTGGCAGGGGGCGGTGAAAATCTGGAGTCGCTAA
- a CDS encoding SagB/ThcOx family dehydrogenase has product MSDAPVTIAQHYHERTKYDPETLASKAKGLDFSQQPLPFKTYKLGSEIDLKPYLEGPSDAVEAPAETLWWSRLSRFLINSYGLTAKVMTVNGSLFYLRAAPSAGGLYPAEIYLISRGTSLLPAGLYNYQVRTHSLWRFWDDHPWQSLQEACFWHPALESTQLALVITAVFYRSAWRYQDRAYRRIYLDSGHLIGNLELAGTFTDYRPHLIGGFADEAVNNLLYLDADQEGAVAIAALADLLQVGQNLPRYGTVLPTPSYTEYPTLPDGDLLPYLHRATQLPLTASDVRWSNADASSSDQADTLEDKYNFPFCLKIKLNTAPVDWGENLEELEPTILQRRSTRRFSGADLTLEELKALLDFAYQPHHYHDQGFDSAPDYFDLSLIQTFIAVSGITGLDEGCYYYAPHTQELRQIRFKNFRKELHYLCLGQDLGRDASAVLFHTADLKAAIAQYGDRVYRYLHLDAGHLGQRLNLAAVRLQLGVSGIGGFFDDQVNEVLGIPIDEAVLYITTLGRPA; this is encoded by the coding sequence ATGTCCGACGCCCCGGTTACCATCGCCCAGCATTATCATGAACGTACTAAATATGACCCGGAGACCCTGGCCAGCAAGGCCAAGGGGTTAGATTTTTCCCAGCAACCCCTGCCCTTCAAAACTTACAAGCTAGGCAGCGAAATTGACCTCAAGCCCTATTTGGAGGGACCGTCTGATGCCGTCGAAGCTCCTGCCGAAACCCTCTGGTGGAGTCGCCTATCACGATTCTTGATCAATAGCTATGGCTTAACTGCCAAGGTGATGACCGTCAACGGTAGCCTCTTTTATCTGCGGGCAGCTCCCTCGGCTGGGGGGTTGTATCCAGCCGAGATCTATTTGATCTCTCGGGGCACCTCCCTACTGCCAGCAGGACTCTACAACTATCAAGTCCGCACCCACAGCCTTTGGCGATTTTGGGACGATCATCCCTGGCAATCCCTACAGGAAGCCTGTTTTTGGCACCCCGCCCTAGAATCCACTCAACTGGCCCTAGTCATCACCGCCGTATTTTACCGCTCCGCCTGGCGCTACCAAGACCGGGCCTACCGCCGCATTTACCTAGATAGTGGCCACCTGATTGGTAATCTGGAGCTGGCTGGTACCTTCACCGACTATCGCCCCCACTTAATTGGCGGCTTTGCCGATGAAGCCGTCAATAATTTGTTGTACCTAGACGCCGATCAAGAGGGAGCCGTGGCCATAGCTGCCCTGGCTGACTTGTTGCAGGTAGGGCAAAACCTGCCGCGCTATGGCACCGTGCTACCAACCCCATCCTACACAGAGTATCCCACCTTACCCGATGGCGACCTCTTGCCCTATCTTCATCGAGCGACTCAGCTCCCGCTCACAGCCAGTGATGTCCGCTGGTCTAATGCTGACGCCTCTAGCTCCGACCAAGCAGATACCCTGGAAGACAAGTACAACTTCCCCTTTTGCCTCAAGATCAAGCTCAACACTGCCCCCGTTGACTGGGGCGAGAACCTAGAAGAACTAGAGCCCACGATACTGCAACGTCGTTCCACCCGGCGCTTCAGTGGGGCCGATCTCACCCTAGAAGAACTCAAGGCCCTACTGGACTTCGCCTATCAACCCCACCACTATCACGATCAAGGCTTTGATAGCGCCCCTGACTACTTCGATCTCAGCTTGATCCAAACCTTTATTGCCGTGTCGGGAATTACCGGCCTAGATGAAGGCTGCTACTACTACGCCCCGCACACCCAAGAACTGCGGCAGATTCGCTTCAAAAACTTTCGCAAAGAGCTGCACTACCTATGCCTCGGCCAGGATTTAGGACGCGATGCCAGTGCTGTCCTGTTTCACACGGCTGACTTAAAGGCTGCCATTGCCCAATATGGGGATCGGGTGTATCGCTACTTGCATCTAGACGCCGGTCACCTAGGCCAGCGCTTAAATCTAGCTGCTGTCCGACTGCAGCTGGGAGTGAGCGGCATCGGCGGCTTCTTCGATGACCAGGTGAATGAAGTCTTGGGGATTCCCATCGACGAAGCAGTCCTCTATATCACCACCCTAGGGCGGCCTGCCTAA
- a CDS encoding helix-turn-helix domain-containing protein produces MIFSLSLMGGGAQPKLNAEQLKLVKALVDADNDATLDELRDRLAAETSILISRSSMGRIVQ; encoded by the coding sequence GTGATATTCAGCCTAAGCCTCATGGGGGGTGGCGCTCAGCCTAAACTCAATGCAGAACAACTAAAACTTGTGAAAGCCTTGGTGGATGCGGACAATGATGCGACCTTAGACGAACTCCGTGATCGCCTAGCTGCCGAGACCTCGATTTTGATCAGTCGGTCGTCCATGGGACGAATCGTGCAATAG
- a CDS encoding HAD family hydrolase, producing the protein MGATVPDILAFDFDGVLCDGLVEYYQTAWQAHGQLFPHSPETPPPGLAEQFYRLRPLVETGWEMPVLLQALLQGISEAEIGHDWPSLAKTLVAAADLTPRQVAQAVDCTRDRWIQADLDHWLSQHRFYPGTLERLQQAMAAGVFAVIISTKEGRFIRQLLAQRGIELADEQVFGKEVKQPKYETLRQVKAGYAERRQLVPQVWFLEDRLQALEAVRQQIDLGSVELFLVDWGYNTEADRQQARQQERIHLLSLSQLVQGFDCWIA; encoded by the coding sequence ATGGGAGCCACGGTGCCAGACATTCTCGCCTTCGACTTTGACGGGGTGCTCTGTGATGGGTTGGTTGAATATTACCAGACGGCCTGGCAGGCCCATGGCCAGTTGTTTCCCCACTCTCCGGAAACACCGCCCCCGGGGCTGGCAGAGCAGTTTTATCGACTGCGACCGTTGGTGGAGACGGGCTGGGAGATGCCGGTCTTGCTGCAGGCGCTGTTGCAGGGCATCTCGGAGGCAGAGATTGGCCACGACTGGCCCAGCCTGGCTAAGACCCTGGTGGCGGCGGCTGACCTCACTCCCCGCCAAGTGGCCCAAGCCGTGGATTGTACCCGTGATCGCTGGATTCAGGCGGATTTAGACCATTGGCTCAGCCAACATCGCTTCTACCCCGGCACTCTGGAGCGATTGCAGCAGGCCATGGCGGCTGGGGTGTTTGCGGTGATTATTTCCACCAAGGAGGGGCGGTTTATCCGTCAATTGTTGGCCCAACGGGGCATCGAGCTGGCTGATGAGCAGGTGTTTGGCAAAGAGGTAAAGCAACCCAAGTATGAGACCTTGCGGCAAGTGAAGGCGGGCTATGCCGAGCGACGACAATTGGTGCCCCAGGTCTGGTTTCTCGAGGATCGGCTGCAGGCGTTGGAGGCGGTGCGACAGCAGATAGATCTTGGCAGTGTGGAGCTGTTTCTGGTGGACTGGGGCTATAACACCGAGGCCGATCGCCAGCAAGCCCGGCAGCAGGAGCGTATTCATCTGCTAAGCTTGAGCCAATTAGTACAGGGGTTCGACTGCTGGATTGCCTAG
- a CDS encoding Uma2 family endonuclease, which translates to MVATPNETSAPVNLPPGDLYSEEPQMETDLHVRQMLLLISCLDWLWQDRDDFFASGNLTIYFSPKQIKSQDFRGPDFFVVLETERKSRKSWVVWEEDGKYPNVIVELLSDSTAQVDRGTKKEIYQNTFRTPEYFWFDPDTLEFCGFLLVGGVYEAIDSNAVGHLWSRQLGLYLGIHDAQLRFFTPDGALVPTPEEAAKAAQQQAGRLAEKLREMGVDPDAV; encoded by the coding sequence ATGGTTGCTACGCCAAACGAGACTTCTGCGCCTGTGAATCTGCCACCGGGCGATCTGTACAGTGAAGAACCCCAGATGGAAACCGACTTGCATGTGCGCCAGATGCTGTTGCTGATTAGCTGTCTGGATTGGCTCTGGCAAGACCGGGACGATTTCTTTGCCTCCGGCAATTTGACCATCTATTTCAGCCCCAAGCAGATCAAGTCCCAGGATTTTCGAGGCCCAGATTTTTTTGTGGTGTTGGAAACGGAGCGAAAATCTCGAAAGAGCTGGGTGGTTTGGGAAGAAGACGGGAAATACCCTAACGTGATCGTTGAACTGTTGTCGGACAGTACCGCCCAGGTAGATCGAGGCACTAAGAAGGAGATTTACCAAAATACGTTTCGCACCCCTGAGTACTTTTGGTTTGACCCAGACACCTTGGAATTTTGCGGGTTCTTGCTCGTCGGCGGCGTCTATGAGGCCATAGACTCCAATGCTGTGGGACATCTATGGAGCCGCCAGCTAGGGCTGTACTTGGGCATCCATGATGCTCAGCTAAGGTTCTTTACCCCTGACGGGGCATTGGTGCCAACCCCTGAGGAAGCTGCTAAAGCCGCCCAGCAACAGGCAGGGCGCCTGGCCGAGAAGCTCCGGGAAATGGGGGTTGATCCTGATGCGGTCTAG
- a CDS encoding DNA double-strand break repair nuclease NurA produces MLDLMKLARQMQGISHHLTQEAAAAQRRVEIAERLLTQILPHQAQRVEQLQQWCDRMGFTAAYPVEPLDTPVDVQPTAAAHTVLATDGSQISPSHHEIAYCYLINVGRVVLHYGQSRYPRLDSLPQVIYRPEDLYISRQWSIRTEEWMGYQRTVAEAVALAELADQVTGDVPALALVDGSLIYWFLESLPQAACDRILPPILAAWDRLKQTQIPLVGYLSASRSGEALNFFRLQSCPYQQPDCLSHCPGPGDQAPCQVFNPLRDTTFWATQLAPGQRSPLWRSSAPLLQHYHDDQAIYFCYVHVGAEIARLEMPAWVATNPQLLSQALNLSLTQVQKGYGYPVILAEAHNQAVVRGGDRTRFFALLEQEMIRAGLKNVGTSYKEARKRGSIA; encoded by the coding sequence ATGTTAGATCTGATGAAACTGGCCCGGCAGATGCAGGGCATCAGCCACCACTTGACCCAGGAGGCGGCGGCAGCTCAGCGGCGGGTGGAGATCGCAGAGCGACTGTTGACCCAGATCTTGCCCCACCAGGCCCAGCGCGTCGAGCAACTACAGCAGTGGTGCGATCGCATGGGGTTCACCGCCGCCTACCCGGTGGAACCCCTGGATACTCCCGTTGACGTGCAGCCCACCGCCGCCGCCCACACGGTCCTGGCTACCGACGGTTCCCAGATCTCCCCCAGTCACCACGAGATTGCCTACTGTTATTTGATCAATGTGGGTCGGGTGGTGTTGCACTACGGCCAGAGCCGCTATCCCCGGCTGGACAGCCTACCCCAGGTGATCTACCGTCCTGAAGATCTCTATATCTCACGGCAGTGGAGCATTCGCACCGAAGAGTGGATGGGTTATCAGCGCACCGTAGCCGAGGCAGTGGCCCTGGCCGAGTTGGCGGATCAGGTTACTGGGGATGTGCCGGCTCTGGCCCTGGTGGATGGCTCGTTGATCTATTGGTTTTTGGAGTCCTTGCCTCAGGCGGCATGCGATCGCATCTTGCCCCCGATCCTAGCGGCCTGGGATCGACTCAAACAGACCCAGATCCCCCTGGTAGGCTATCTTAGCGCCTCCCGCAGTGGCGAAGCCCTCAACTTTTTCCGGCTGCAAAGCTGCCCCTACCAGCAGCCCGACTGTCTCAGCCACTGCCCCGGCCCCGGCGACCAGGCCCCCTGCCAGGTATTTAATCCCCTACGGGACACCACCTTCTGGGCCACTCAGCTAGCTCCAGGGCAGCGCAGCCCTCTTTGGCGTAGTTCCGCTCCTCTGCTGCAGCACTATCATGACGACCAGGCTATTTATTTTTGCTATGTCCACGTGGGGGCTGAGATTGCCCGCCTGGAAATGCCTGCCTGGGTCGCCACCAATCCCCAGCTGTTGAGTCAAGCCCTCAACCTTAGCCTCACCCAGGTCCAAAAAGGCTATGGCTATCCAGTCATCCTGGCCGAGGCCCACAACCAGGCCGTGGTACGCGGTGGAGATAGAACCCGATTTTTCGCTTTACTAGAACAAGAAATGATTCGAGCCGGGCTCAAGAACGTCGGGACCTCCTATAAGGAAGCCCGCAAGCGGGGCAGCATTGCCTGA
- a CDS encoding tetratricopeptide repeat protein, with protein MRHAQTTSVSVLSRSTLVLALMLLSGEAVQAQAPVPALVAQTPTTEEIEQLQREANVAFSRATTLFVILLTTLVLLIGVGLASLWLLRRSVVQEVAKVVRSQINEITDLEDKIRNATRELDHILKDAEDLADELESRTDGFQQDAKAKRQVLGQLVDDLAAFKAKTLEDWQQQVSDLQVRLESLETDFVGQLTGLRSTAEDKLAHLEETAQQRQVEMLQHLQQGEAEASQTFNQHQETLQTRQQEVLQRLQTTSDEFNQRLEGLQHRAEGECDRTFTALASLGDQLTPHLDRLKADAQQRIQGQTDGILDTLNQQAQDIRQTLSEVQASVFGHKELALQNIERASQSFEAEFSQLKQNIQGQNERILGDLNQAADTFLAQFSGLKGDIDARKEALLQQLQSSADDFLSQFEQRQRQVDQRQASAFADLQQTADRFREQLQHLQDGLDAERATLLQDLQTSVETLTQQLAGLKDSVQGEQDQALERLQALESEFTDQLSQIRSVVFDRRDRVLDKLDTFDRRLGDQLEALSSDAEARQVTLRQRLEQLEADLDRQIEQLQQDIAAGRGSTLETLSTLEASFQQRLETLQDEAQQQKDDIMRQLGEVSPQYVADSFISEAQQRLDTLTDLLQRLQTNRPQLFRTAADYIQSGNRLLADTQYADAVAAYDQALEIQPSNAEVWRNRALALIELDRYEEALTALERVTEQHPEDTGAWYQRGLVLRELRRFDEALTAFDRVIEQQPEDAKAWLNRGMVLSRLQQRQEAIAAFDRALKITPEYHEAWVNRGVAYGILQQHEEAFKSFDRAVEIQANDAVAWLNRGLALIELERYDDALTSFDKATRFNPNTPKAWDNRGYVLMKLGRDPEALKSFDKALELAPDYAQTYYNKAVCYGLQREFDLALENLQQAVRLDPNYREDARSEAAFDDLWEDPWFRELLER; from the coding sequence ATGAGGCACGCACAGACGACTTCCGTTTCAGTCCTATCCCGCAGCACCCTAGTGTTGGCTCTGATGCTGTTGAGCGGCGAGGCGGTACAGGCCCAAGCACCGGTGCCAGCCTTGGTGGCTCAGACGCCAACCACCGAAGAAATTGAGCAGCTGCAACGAGAGGCTAATGTGGCCTTCAGCCGGGCCACTACGCTGTTTGTCATTCTGCTGACCACCTTGGTGTTGCTAATCGGAGTAGGGTTGGCATCTCTCTGGTTGCTACGGCGTTCGGTGGTGCAGGAAGTCGCCAAGGTGGTGCGATCGCAAATCAATGAAATCACCGACCTAGAAGATAAAATCCGCAATGCCACCCGGGAGCTGGATCACATCCTCAAGGATGCCGAAGACCTGGCCGATGAACTCGAAAGCCGCACCGACGGCTTTCAGCAAGATGCCAAAGCCAAGCGGCAGGTGCTGGGGCAACTGGTGGACGACCTGGCCGCCTTCAAGGCCAAGACCCTGGAAGACTGGCAGCAGCAAGTCAGTGACCTGCAGGTGAGGCTAGAATCCCTGGAGACCGATTTCGTCGGCCAACTCACCGGCCTCAGGTCCACCGCCGAGGATAAGCTGGCCCACCTGGAAGAGACGGCTCAACAGCGTCAGGTGGAGATGCTACAGCACCTGCAGCAGGGTGAAGCCGAGGCCAGCCAGACCTTCAACCAACACCAAGAGACCCTGCAAACCCGCCAGCAAGAGGTGCTGCAGCGGTTGCAGACCACCAGCGATGAGTTCAATCAACGCCTAGAGGGCCTCCAGCATCGGGCCGAGGGGGAATGCGATCGCACCTTCACCGCCCTGGCATCCCTCGGCGATCAACTCACCCCCCACCTGGATCGCCTCAAGGCCGACGCCCAACAACGCATCCAAGGCCAGACCGACGGCATCCTCGACACCCTTAATCAACAGGCCCAAGACATCCGCCAGACCCTCTCGGAAGTACAGGCCAGCGTCTTTGGCCACAAAGAGTTAGCCCTGCAAAACATCGAACGGGCCAGCCAGTCCTTCGAGGCCGAGTTCAGCCAACTCAAGCAGAACATCCAAGGCCAAAACGAGCGGATTCTGGGTGACCTGAACCAGGCCGCAGACACCTTCCTGGCCCAATTTAGTGGCCTCAAGGGCGATATTGACGCCCGCAAAGAAGCCCTACTGCAGCAACTTCAGAGTAGTGCCGACGACTTCCTCAGTCAGTTTGAGCAACGACAACGGCAGGTAGACCAGCGGCAGGCCTCCGCCTTTGCCGACCTGCAGCAGACCGCCGACCGCTTCCGAGAGCAGCTGCAACACTTGCAGGATGGCCTCGACGCCGAACGGGCTACCCTGCTGCAAGACCTGCAGACTTCCGTCGAGACCCTCACCCAGCAATTGGCCGGGCTCAAAGACAGCGTCCAAGGCGAGCAGGACCAGGCCCTAGAGCGGCTTCAAGCCCTAGAGAGCGAGTTCACCGACCAACTGAGCCAGATTCGCAGTGTCGTCTTCGACCGCCGCGATCGGGTCCTGGACAAACTGGACACCTTCGACCGCCGCCTGGGGGACCAACTCGAAGCCCTCTCCAGCGACGCCGAGGCTCGCCAAGTGACCCTGCGCCAGCGCCTCGAGCAACTCGAAGCCGACCTAGACCGCCAGATCGAGCAACTGCAGCAGGATATTGCAGCGGGTCGTGGCTCCACCCTGGAGACCCTCTCTACCCTGGAAGCCAGCTTCCAACAGCGCCTGGAGACCCTGCAGGACGAAGCCCAGCAGCAGAAAGACGACATCATGCGGCAGCTGGGGGAGGTCAGCCCCCAGTATGTGGCCGACTCCTTCATCAGTGAGGCCCAGCAACGGCTCGATACCCTCACCGATCTGCTGCAACGGCTACAAACCAACCGCCCGCAGCTCTTCCGCACCGCCGCAGACTATATTCAGTCGGGCAATCGCCTATTGGCCGACACCCAGTACGCCGACGCCGTCGCGGCCTACGACCAGGCCCTAGAGATCCAGCCCAGCAACGCCGAAGTTTGGCGCAATAGGGCCCTGGCCCTGATCGAACTCGATCGCTACGAGGAGGCCCTGACGGCCCTGGAGCGAGTCACCGAACAACACCCAGAAGACACCGGGGCTTGGTATCAACGGGGACTCGTGCTCCGAGAGTTGCGTCGCTTTGACGAGGCCCTGACCGCCTTTGACCGGGTGATTGAGCAGCAACCGGAAGATGCTAAAGCCTGGCTAAATCGGGGCATGGTGCTCAGCCGGCTGCAACAACGGCAGGAAGCCATTGCCGCCTTCGATCGGGCCCTAAAGATCACCCCCGAATACCATGAAGCCTGGGTGAACCGGGGCGTAGCCTACGGCATCCTGCAACAGCATGAAGAGGCCTTCAAATCGTTTGACCGAGCCGTCGAGATTCAGGCTAACGACGCCGTGGCCTGGCTGAATCGCGGTCTGGCCCTGATTGAACTAGAGCGCTACGATGATGCCCTGACCTCCTTTGACAAGGCCACTCGCTTCAACCCCAACACCCCCAAGGCCTGGGATAACCGTGGCTATGTGCTGATGAAACTCGGCCGGGATCCCGAGGCCCTCAAGAGTTTCGACAAGGCCCTGGAACTGGCCCCCGACTATGCCCAGACCTACTACAACAAAGCCGTCTGCTATGGCCTGCAGCGAGAGTTTGACCTGGCCCTGGAAAATCTACAACAGGCCGTGCGCTTAGACCCCAATTACCGAGAAGACGCCCGCAGTGAAGCCGCCTTCGACGACCTCTGGGAGGATCCCTGGTTCCGAGAATTGCTAGAGCGCTAG